The genomic window GCGCGGTGGGGGTCATGGCGTTCCAGACGGATCAGACGGTCCCAGAGGATCAGCTCTTCATACATCGCCCGGTCGCGCCAGGATCGTTTCAGCGCGACCCAGATCGCGGTCACGGCGGCGATGATGAAAGGCAGCAGCCCCCAGAAGAGCGAGGTGCCGATCACCGCAAGCAGCGGCAGGGAGATCAGCGAGGCGGTCACCCCGATGAACCAGACAAACCCATCCGGCGTGAGCGAGCGATGGGGTCGCAGGATCATCCGCAGCCGGGGCAGGCCGTGGGTCGTATCAGAAAGGGCCGCGAAATCCTCCGCGGCCCCTGTATCTGCTGTGTCTATATAGACGGGCATCGGCCTGCCTAGTGATGGGGCTGCTTATCCCACATATCGGGTGTCGGCAGGTCCTCGAATGTGTGTTCCGGTGGCGGGTTCGGCAGGGTCCATTCCAGCGTGTCGGCATGTTCGCCCCAATAGGCCTTGTCTTCGATCTTGCGCCCATAAAGCAGCGTGTAGAACACGATACCGATGAACATCAGGAAAGAGGCAAAGGATACGAAAGCGCCGATCGACGAGATTTGATTCCAGTAGGCAAAGGCCTCGGGATAGTCGATATAGCGGCGCGGCATCCC from Rhodophyticola sp. CCM32 includes these protein-coding regions:
- a CDS encoding DUF2244 domain-containing protein; amino-acid sequence: MPVYIDTADTGAAEDFAALSDTTHGLPRLRMILRPHRSLTPDGFVWFIGVTASLISLPLLAVIGTSLFWGLLPFIIAAVTAIWVALKRSWRDRAMYEELILWDRLIRLERHDPHRARRDWQANPYWVRVTLYAKGGPVPNYITLSGGDREVEIGAFLTPGERVALKDRLEQELLHCG